In Amblyraja radiata isolate CabotCenter1 chromosome 30, sAmbRad1.1.pri, whole genome shotgun sequence, a single window of DNA contains:
- the LOC116989908 gene encoding tumor necrosis factor-like produces MWRLLHTLATSIIEGKEVVWQDEADSTLTEGIDFENNGLVIRTAGQYFVYTQVVFHGRSCQEKPTYLSHNISSLSASYPDENLLLKAIKSVCEYGPHGEPWYKTSYQGAIFHFLEGDQIYSRVTEKVVSFVDIAHGKTFFGIFAL; encoded by the coding sequence CAACGAGTATCATCGAAGGCAAAGAGGTTGTCTGGCAGGACGAGGCAGACTCCACACTAACAGAAGGAATAGATTTCGAGAACAACGGGCTGGTGATCCGGACCGCCGGGCAGTACTTTGTCTACACCCAGGTGGTCTTTCATGGCAGAAGCTGCCAGGAGAAACCCACCTACCTGAGCCACAACATCTCCTCGCTCTCGGCCAGCTACCCAGATGAGAACCTGCTCCTGAAGGCCATCAAGTCCGTCTGCGAATACGGCCCTCACGGCGAACCATGGTACAAGACATCCTACCAGGGAGCCATCTTCCACTTCCTGGAGGGAGACCAGATCTACTCCAGGGTTACTGAGAAGGTGGTGAGCTTTGTGGACATTGCTCATGGGAAAACCTTCTTTGGTATATTCGCCTTGTGA